One segment of Pyricularia oryzae 70-15 chromosome 3, whole genome shotgun sequence DNA contains the following:
- a CDS encoding tRNA ligase: protein MSQRLLFAVKCSPRPACRCPCAVDLFFYFPPSRPINSSLTTVASQNKSQRLDQIILSTAVADIIHGPTQTRSRSTCCPSTTTSFGNRKELLSLPRKRTNTPSSARHFSSKSSMATDAQGPGSLGNKAAASDGMPNMVMPYEPQDPAVIAEMVRVLDEHTKGGAKGRFRIKKTKFAVTGSPSKVTVDSWKLQDWDYKKPGLPTYARGLFTTRLPNNVPEIAVRGYDKFFNVGEVPETNWENIIKNSKGPYELSLKENGCIIFISGLHDDTLLVCSKHSTGARGDIEISHANAGEKALDKQLAKIGKTRADLARELRERNATAIAELCDDSFEEHILAYGPDKAGLYLHGINVNQPYFMTYPGPAVNSFADDWGFKQTGLLIMDNIKEVKTFLEDVAETGAYGGRDVEGFVIRCKLKDRPNTDPGTYSDWFFKYKFEEPYLMYRQWRECTKALIAGHAPKIRKHKKITEEYLYYAKTRLAEDSSLAKAYNQNHGIIALRDDFLKYKNMKGSDAANLDRDVATNEPEPDNSVVGNVILVPIATIGCGKTTIAVALRTLFPEAFGHFQNDSITQKKGRPAIFTRNVLEQLKTKRVVIADRNNAWRRERTQILGDVKNMLPAAKLVALHFDHDNSMEVRKLTYERVFQRGDNHQNIKVQELGKAKVMDIMNGFLDGLEPYSAFSKPDADFSAAIGLNPLAGSRTNLEVVISKLHQFYPNLLPRVPTGEEMDKAIDTALAYDPKLEQLAVLPAAANNNKGGIEYMSIDIPSQAVLAALEDAFKDASPEVGRMYGYLKQQRRIQPAFHVTLMHKSGAKTSPENQELWTRYTQTLKVAHDDAKSKGIVFRAAETPSLGECDVQLERVVFDDRLMAIVVRIIDKDDKWKCINRVPHITIGTLDNTVPPKESNDMLALWIDGQQEARRGTIRETGIEGRPIVKGIVKAVLSKF, encoded by the coding sequence ATGTCGCAAAGGCTGTTGTTTGCTGTTAAATGCAGCCCAAGGCCCGCATGTCGTTGTCCCTGCGCCGTCGatctatttttttattttcctccATCGCGTCCAATCAACTCGTCACTGACAACAGTGGCCAGTCAAAACAAGAGCCAGCGACTCGATCAAATTATTCTGTCTACTGCCGTTGCAGACATCATCCACGGCCCCACCCAAacccgcagccgcagcacTTGTTGCCCCTCCACTACGACTAGTTTTGGTAACCGTAAAGAGCTACTATCACTACCACGCAAACGGACCAACACCCCTAGTTCTGCGCGTCACTTCTCGTCAAAGTCAAGCATGGCCACCGATGCCCAAGGGCCTGGCTCCCTCGGGAACAAGGCAGCCGCCTCAGATGGCATGCCAAATATGGTGATGCCATATGAACCTCAGGACCCCGCTGTCATCGCAGAGATGGTCCGCGTGCTCGATGAGCATACAAAGGGTGGCGCCAAGGGTCGTTTCCGTATCAAGAAGACCAAGTTTGCCGTTACTGGTTCTCCTTCCAAGGTCACTGTAGATTCCTGGAAGCTACAGGACTGGGACTACAAGAAACCTGGGCTGCCTACATATGCCCGTGGCCTCTTCACCACGCGCCTCCCAAATAATGTACCAGAAATTGCCGTCAGAGGTTATGACAAGTTCTTCAACGTCGGCGAGGTGCCGGAAACGAACTGGGAAAATATCATCAAGAACAGCAAGGGTCCTTACGAGCTCAGTCTGAAGGAAAACGGCTGCATCATTTTCATCTCAGGCCTTCACGATGACACCCTGTTGGTATGCTCAAAGCATTCCACTGGTGCACGCGGTGATATTGAAATCAGCCACGCCAACGCCGGTGAAAAGGCTCTCGACAAGCAGCTGGCCAAGATTGGCAAGACTAGGGCGGACCTTGCGCGGGAGCTGAGGGAGCGCAATGCCACCGCTATCGCCGAACTTTGCGACGACAGCTTTGAGGAGCACATCTTGGCTTATGGCCCCGATAAAGCCGGCTTGTATCTTCACGGCATCAACGTGAACCAGCCCTACTTCATGACATATCCAGGCCCCGCAGTCAACTCGTTTGCCGACGACTGGGGCTTCAAACAGACCGGGTTGCTCATAATGGACAACATTAAAGAGGTCAAAACGTTCTTAGAAGACGTAGCAGAAACTGGAGCCTACGGCGGCCGAGACGTCGAGGGCTTTGTTATCCGCTGCAAGCTGAAGGACCGGCCTAATACCGACCCTGGAACATACTCGGATTGGTTCTTCAAGTACAAGTTTGAAGAGCCTTATCTTATGTACAGGCAGTGGCGAGAGTGTACCAAGGCTCTCATTGCCGGCCACGCCCCCAAGATCAGGAAACACAAGAAAATCACAGAGGAGTACCTGTACTACGCAAAGACACGCCTGGCAGAGGACTCCAGCCTCGCAAAGGCCTATAACCAAAACCACGGCATCATTGCCCTTCGTGACGATTTTCTGAAATACAAGAACATGAAGGGTTCCGATGCTGCCAATCTCGATCGGGATGTCGCCACTAACGAGCCGGAGCCAGACAACTCGGTCGTTGGCAACGTGATCCTCGTTCCGATTGCCACCATTGGATGTGGAAAGACAACAATTGCCGTCGCCTTGAGGACCCTCTTCCCTGAAGCGTTCGGCCATTTCCAAAACGACAGCATAACACAGAAAAAGGGAAGGCCGGCTATATTTACCAGGAATGTGCTGGAACAACTAAAGACAAAGAGGGTTGTCATCGCGGACCGCAACAACGCATGGCGTCGTGAGAGGACACAAATCCTGGGCGACGTCAAGAATATGCTGCCCGCAGCGAAGCTGGTGGCGCTTCATTTCGACCACGACAACAGCATGGAAGTCCGCAAGCTGACATACGAGCGCGTTTTCCAGCGTGGCGACAACCACCAGAACATCAAGGTGCAGGAGCTCGGCAAAGCAAAGGTCATGGACATCATGAACGGCTTCCTGGATGGATTGGAGCCATACAGCGCCTTCAGCAAACCCGATGCAGACTTTTCTGCTGCCATCGGTCTAAACCCTCTCGCCGGCAGTCGGACGAATCTGGAGGTAGTGATTTCCAAATTACACCAGTTTTACCCAAACCTTCTCCCTCGCGTCCCCACGGGAGAGGAGATGGACAAAGCGATCGATACTGCACTCGCATATGATCCCAAGTTAGAGCAGCTGGCAGTTCTGCCCGCAGCTGCTAACAACAACAAGGGTGGTATTGAGTACATGTCAATTGATATCCCGTCGCAGGCCGTCCTGGCCGCCCTCGAGGATGCCTTCAAGGATGCCTCCCCCGAGGTAGGCCGCATGTATGGATACCTGAAGCAGCAGCGCCGGATCCAGCCGGCTTTCCATGTAACGCTGATGCATAAATCCGGAGCAAAGACCAGCCCAGAGAACCAAGAGCTTTGGACAAGGTATACTCAGACCTTGAAGGTGGCTCACGATGATGCCAAGTCAAAGGGCATCGTATTCAGGGCTGCGGAAACCCCCAGCCTGGGtgaatgcgacgtccaacTTGAGCGCGTGGTCTTTGACGACAGGCTCATGGCGATTGTGGTGCGCATAATCGACAAAGACGACAAGTGGAAGTGTATAAACAGGGTTCCGCACATCACGATCGGTACTCTGGACAACACGGTGCCTCCCAAGGAGAGCAACGATATGCTGGCTCTTTGGATCGACGGACAGCAGGAGGCTCGCCGCGGTACAATCCGCGAGACTGGCATTGAGGGCCGTCCAATCGTCAAGGGCATAGTCAAGGCGGTCCTGTCAAAATTCTGA